A DNA window from Macrobrachium rosenbergii isolate ZJJX-2024 chromosome 41, ASM4041242v1, whole genome shotgun sequence contains the following coding sequences:
- the LOC136826815 gene encoding septin-9-like isoform X1, whose amino-acid sequence MPQAGVLDLSPPEGLTYVGIDTVQEQTRLKALRRGYTFNLMVVGRSGLGKSTLVNTLFKAAVARRKPGEDEPLPRTTEVKSVSGPLVEGGVRLNLTVTDTPGFGDHVNNENCWEPIVSFIENQYAKYLQEEVKIDRPIHIPDSRVHCCLYFIPPTGHSLSSLDIEVLQRLDKIANVVPIIAKADTLTIEERVAFKERIRADLQDHGIRIYPLKDYEDPEDAQDNAKIRERLPFAVVGSTTWHELHGRKVMGRRSNWGLVEVENKSHNDFAYMRDMLIRTHMQDLIDVTALRHYENFRRSKLGGTAPTGKAAPVMNGQAAVDMKDLGESKI is encoded by the exons ATGCCGCAAGCAGGGGTATTGGATCTGAGCCCTCCGGAGGGCTTGACTTACGTGGGCATAGATACCGTCCAAGAACAAACAAGATTAAAAGCATTAAGGAGGGGTTACACTTTTAACCTCATGGTCGTAG GTCGCAGTGGCTTAGGGAAATCAACGTTAGTCAACACACTTTTTAAAGCCGCTGTTGCTCGCAGAAAGCCTGGAGAGGATGAACCTTTGCCACGTACCACAGAG GTGAAAAGCGTGAGTGGACCTTTGGTCGAGGGAGGAGTCAGACTAAATCTCACAGTGACAGACACGCCGGGGTTTGGTGATCATGTAAATAACGAAAACTG TTGGGAACCAATCGTGTCCTTTATCGAGAACCAGTATGCCAAGTACCTGCAGGAAGAGGTGAAAATCGATCGACCGATCCACATCCCAGACTCCCGAGTTCACTGTTGTCTCTATTTCATTCCACCAACAGGGCACTC ATTAAGTTCCCTGGACATCGAGGTGCTGCAGCGGTTAGATAAGATAGCTAATGTGGTGCCCATTATTGCCAAGGCTGACACACTGACAATAGAG gagAGAGTTGCCTTTAAGGAACGAATTCGAGCTGACCTGCAGGACCATGGAATTCGCATCTACCCTTTGAAGGACTATGAGGATCCGGAAGATGCTCAAGACAATGCTAAGATCAGG GAGAGGCTGCCATTTGCCGTGGTAGGCAGCACCACTTGGCACGAGCTGCACGGGAGGAAGGTCATGGGAAGGCGGTCCAACTGGGGTCTGGTGGAAGTGGAAAACAAATCTCACAACGACTTCGCCTACATGCGAGATATGCTCATCAG GACGCACATGCAGGACCTCATCGACGTCACGGCTCTCAGACATTACGAGAACTTCAGAAGGTCCAAGTTGGGAGGAACTGCTCCTACAGGCAAAGCAGCTCCTGTGATGAACGGACAGGCTGCTGTTGATATGAAGGATCTCGGGGAATCGAAAATATGA
- the LOC136826815 gene encoding septin-9-like isoform X2 has protein sequence MTETAQVPSGYAPVSEHSIKIIHLWMLGLVKSVSGPLVEGGVRLNLTVTDTPGFGDHVNNENCWEPIVSFIENQYAKYLQEEVKIDRPIHIPDSRVHCCLYFIPPTGHSLSSLDIEVLQRLDKIANVVPIIAKADTLTIEERVAFKERIRADLQDHGIRIYPLKDYEDPEDAQDNAKIRERLPFAVVGSTTWHELHGRKVMGRRSNWGLVEVENKSHNDFAYMRDMLIRTHMQDLIDVTALRHYENFRRSKLGGTAPTGKAAPVMNGQAAVDMKDLGESKI, from the exons GTGAAAAGCGTGAGTGGACCTTTGGTCGAGGGAGGAGTCAGACTAAATCTCACAGTGACAGACACGCCGGGGTTTGGTGATCATGTAAATAACGAAAACTG TTGGGAACCAATCGTGTCCTTTATCGAGAACCAGTATGCCAAGTACCTGCAGGAAGAGGTGAAAATCGATCGACCGATCCACATCCCAGACTCCCGAGTTCACTGTTGTCTCTATTTCATTCCACCAACAGGGCACTC ATTAAGTTCCCTGGACATCGAGGTGCTGCAGCGGTTAGATAAGATAGCTAATGTGGTGCCCATTATTGCCAAGGCTGACACACTGACAATAGAG gagAGAGTTGCCTTTAAGGAACGAATTCGAGCTGACCTGCAGGACCATGGAATTCGCATCTACCCTTTGAAGGACTATGAGGATCCGGAAGATGCTCAAGACAATGCTAAGATCAGG GAGAGGCTGCCATTTGCCGTGGTAGGCAGCACCACTTGGCACGAGCTGCACGGGAGGAAGGTCATGGGAAGGCGGTCCAACTGGGGTCTGGTGGAAGTGGAAAACAAATCTCACAACGACTTCGCCTACATGCGAGATATGCTCATCAG GACGCACATGCAGGACCTCATCGACGTCACGGCTCTCAGACATTACGAGAACTTCAGAAGGTCCAAGTTGGGAGGAACTGCTCCTACAGGCAAAGCAGCTCCTGTGATGAACGGACAGGCTGCTGTTGATATGAAGGATCTCGGGGAATCGAAAATATGA